The proteins below are encoded in one region of Triticum aestivum cultivar Chinese Spring chromosome 1B, IWGSC CS RefSeq v2.1, whole genome shotgun sequence:
- the LOC123124937 gene encoding SH3 domain-containing protein 2 isoform X1 has translation MEAIRKQASKLREQVARQQQAVLKQFGGGYADSVFADEGEAQQHSKLEKLYISTRAAKHFQRDIVRGVEGYIVTGSKQVELGNKLCEDGKKYGVENTCTSGSTLSRAALSFAKARSLMEKERANLLKAFGTQVAEPLRAMVMGAPLEDARHLAQRYDRMRQEAEAQAIEVSKRQMKLRETSGNGDMISRLEAAESKLQELKSNMGTLGKEAVAAMTAVEAQQQRLTLQRLIAMVESERSYHQRVLQILDQLEREMVSERQRIEGAPPPVIENSMPPPPAYEEVNGIFMRTPTVAELVETVEHFLAEAIQSYRAESETELNLSTGDYIVVRKVSNNGWAEGECRGKAGWFPSEFIEKRDRVLASKVAQVF, from the exons ATGGAGGCCATCCGGAAGCAGGCATCCAAGCTCCGAGAGCAGGTCGCCCGGCAGCAGCAG GCCGTGCTGAAGCAGTTCGGGGGCGGGTACGCGGACAGCGTGTTCGCGGACGAGGGCGAGGCGCAGCAGCACTCGAAGCTCGAGAAACTCTACATCTCCACGCGCGCCGCCAAG CACTTCCAAAGGGATATAGTTCGTGGGGTCGAGGGCTATATCGTCACAGGCTCGAAGCAAGTCGAATTAG GCAATAAGTTATGTGAGGATGGCAAGAAATATGGTGTTGAGAATACCTGTACCAGTGGGAGTACATTGTCGAGGGCAGCTTTGAGTTTTGCGAAGGCGCGATCCCTGATGGAGAAGGAACGGGCAAACCTGTTGAAAGCGTTTGGCACCCAG GTAGCAGAGCCACTGAGAGCCATGGTGATGGGAGCTCCTTTGGAAGATGCTCGTCACCTTGCCCAAAGATATGACAGAATGCGTCAAGAAGCTGAAGCACAG GCCATTGAAGTTTCAAAGCGCCAAATGAAATTAAGAGAGACATCTGGAAATGGTGATATGATTTCAAGGTTAGAGGCTGCTGAGTCGAAGCTGCAAGAGTTAAAATCAAATATGGGGACTCTGGGCAAAGAAGCTGTTGCAGCAATGACTGCTGTTGAAGCCCAACAACAAAGGCTGACATTACAACGACTTATCGCGATG GTTGAATCTGAGAGAAGTTACCACCAAAGGGTCCTACAGATTCTAGATCAACTTGAAAGAGAG ATGGTATCTGAGCGACAAAGAATTGAAGGAGCACCTCCTCCAGTAATTGAGAATTCTATGCCACCGCCACCCGCATATGAAGAAGTTAACGGTATATTCATGAGGACTCCAACAGTTGCAGAATTGGTGGAGACAGTGGAGCACTTCCTGGCTGAG GCGATCCAGTCATACCGAGCTGAGAGTGAAACAGAGCTCAATCTGTCAACTGGCGACTACATAGTTGTCCGGAAG GTGTCAAACAATGGGTGGGCTGAAGGTGAGTGCAGGGGGAAAGCTGGCTGGTTCCCTTCCGAGTTCATCGAAAAACGGGACCGTGTACTGGCGAGCAAAGTGGCCCAGGTCTTCTAG
- the LOC123124937 gene encoding SH3 domain-containing protein 2 isoform X2: MEAIRKQASKLREQVARQQQAVLKQFGGGYADSVFADEGEAQQHSKLEKLYISTRAAKHFQRDIVRGVEGYIVTGSKQVELGNKLCEDGKKYGVENTCTSGSTLSRAALSFAKARSLMEKERANLLKAFGTQVAEPLRAMVMGAPLEDARHLAQRYDRMRQEAEAQAIEVSKRQMKLRETSGNGDMISRLEAAESKLQELKSNMGTLGKEAVAAMTAVEAQQQRLTLQRLIAMVESERSYHQRVLQILDQLEREMVSERQRIEGAPPPVIENSMPPPPAYEEVNGIFMRTPTVAELVETVEHFLAEAIQSYRAESETELNLSTGDYIVVRKSNSTILSLCG, translated from the exons ATGGAGGCCATCCGGAAGCAGGCATCCAAGCTCCGAGAGCAGGTCGCCCGGCAGCAGCAG GCCGTGCTGAAGCAGTTCGGGGGCGGGTACGCGGACAGCGTGTTCGCGGACGAGGGCGAGGCGCAGCAGCACTCGAAGCTCGAGAAACTCTACATCTCCACGCGCGCCGCCAAG CACTTCCAAAGGGATATAGTTCGTGGGGTCGAGGGCTATATCGTCACAGGCTCGAAGCAAGTCGAATTAG GCAATAAGTTATGTGAGGATGGCAAGAAATATGGTGTTGAGAATACCTGTACCAGTGGGAGTACATTGTCGAGGGCAGCTTTGAGTTTTGCGAAGGCGCGATCCCTGATGGAGAAGGAACGGGCAAACCTGTTGAAAGCGTTTGGCACCCAG GTAGCAGAGCCACTGAGAGCCATGGTGATGGGAGCTCCTTTGGAAGATGCTCGTCACCTTGCCCAAAGATATGACAGAATGCGTCAAGAAGCTGAAGCACAG GCCATTGAAGTTTCAAAGCGCCAAATGAAATTAAGAGAGACATCTGGAAATGGTGATATGATTTCAAGGTTAGAGGCTGCTGAGTCGAAGCTGCAAGAGTTAAAATCAAATATGGGGACTCTGGGCAAAGAAGCTGTTGCAGCAATGACTGCTGTTGAAGCCCAACAACAAAGGCTGACATTACAACGACTTATCGCGATG GTTGAATCTGAGAGAAGTTACCACCAAAGGGTCCTACAGATTCTAGATCAACTTGAAAGAGAG ATGGTATCTGAGCGACAAAGAATTGAAGGAGCACCTCCTCCAGTAATTGAGAATTCTATGCCACCGCCACCCGCATATGAAGAAGTTAACGGTATATTCATGAGGACTCCAACAGTTGCAGAATTGGTGGAGACAGTGGAGCACTTCCTGGCTGAG GCGATCCAGTCATACCGAGCTGAGAGTGAAACAGAGCTCAATCTGTCAACTGGCGACTACATAGTTGTCCGGAAG TCAAATTCAACTATTCTAAGCTTGTGCGGATAA